A stretch of the Rosa rugosa chromosome 5, drRosRugo1.1, whole genome shotgun sequence genome encodes the following:
- the LOC133712385 gene encoding uncharacterized protein LOC133712385: MEHQRDRASSSINCPPLFDGEDYSQWKIMMRAFLYSQDENMWNIVEIGWEHPTMAEDSKKEEVSSARIPKPRKEWTKEEVRDRNCDFKARNSLFIALSKKERMRISHCDTAKQAWDLLQVTYEGNKKVRGQKLQRLVLEFENMSMTEDESIDDFHARLLNVTSQCRSLDDPFEEHRIVKKFLRSLPSKFQAKQIAIEEAQDLDTYTLDELVGNLKTFEMRLKPDKKVKDVAFSSINDKDDIVDDSMDLTLLTKEFKKFLNDKNSFGNTSRNFSDTKRGQEFENRFDKNSKFAKFAQKKSFPDKPKCYECGGIGHIAANCGNRRYNSRGDKALKSTWSDSDEGSQSDSEEVNLALTSSLNIDLSDESDIEVEAFDEETNEKCKQLYNASKIVLKKNFKLKEEIESLRKEKNESELNFDSCLKEWEEERTDLVDKIKVLQGEVKSQDWDKEHDDLINKIKILQVEVKAQSTLNISLTFENEKLQDELSKVKESFNKFSIGSEKVSRMIGFGKAHSNKEGLGYEGESCKPLTFVKSLDCENSLGQSQTLNDNDSDTKLPRRSKPNLDFQTHQRVAQVSSNKHTCVHQPRYVHNSKRFIPTCHHCGKIGHIRPRCNLLRRESQKCRKQKELSSTASLQAELKEHLKLINRIAVRIAIPKEQNLKQKQIWIKKGSNNCLSAHMDKLDNMFELASVPIKHKLADSVTKSLDTARFESLRSDIGGCSKY, translated from the coding sequence ATGGAACATCAACGTGACAGAGCCTCCAGCTCCATTAACTGTCCACCATTATTTGATGGAGAAGATTACTCAcaatggaagattatgatgaGGGCATTTCTCTACTCTCAAGATGAAAATATGTGGAATATAGTAGAAATTGGTTGGGAACATCCAACCATGGCAGAAGACTCCAAGAAAGAAGAAGTGAGTTCTGCAAGAATTCCTAAGCCTAGAAAGGAATGGACAAAGGAGGAGGTTCGTGACAGAAATTGTGATTTCAAGGCACGAAATTCATTATTCATAGCTCTATCCAAGAAGGAGAGAATGAGAATCAGCCACTGTGACACTGCCAAACAAGCATGGGATCTTCTCCAAGTCACCTATGAAGGTAATAAAAAGGTTAGAGGGCAGAAACTTCAACGACTAGTTTTGGAATTTGAGAATATGTCAATGACTGAAGATGAATCAATCGACGACTTTCATGCTCGGCTTCTCAATGTAACAAGTCAATGTCGGAGCTTGGATGATCCATTTGAGGAGCACCGAATTGTCAAGAAGTTTCTTAGATCTCTTCCTTCAAAATTCCAGGCCAAACAGATTGCCATTGAGGAGGCTCAGGATCTAGATACCTACACTCTTGACGAACTGGTGGGAAATCTCAAAACTTTTGAGATGAGACTCAAACCGGATAAAAAGGTAAAAGATGTTGCTTTTTCTTCCATTAATGATAAAGATGATATTGTTGATGATTCTATGGATTTAACTTTGTTGACAAAAGAGTTTAAAAAATTTCTGAATGATAAAAACTCATTTGGAAACACCTCAAGAAACTTTTCTGACACAAAGAGAGGTCAAGAATTTGAGAATCGTTTTGATAAAAATTCAAAGTTTGCCAAATTTGCTCAAAAGAAAAGTTTTCCTGACAAACCTAAATGCTATGAAtgtggtggaattggacatATTGCTGCTAACTGTGGTAACAGGAGATATAATTCACGTGGCGACAAAGCTTTAAAATCCACAtggagtgatagtgatgaaggATCTCAATCGGATTctgaagaggtaaatcttgctcttacttcttCCCTTAATATTGATTTATCCGATGAGTCTGATATTGAAGTTGAAGCTTTTGATGAGGAGACGAATGAAAAGTGTAAGCAATTGTACAATGCTTCAAAAATTGTTCTTaagaaaaatttcaaacttaaGGAAGAAATTGAGtcattaagaaaagaaaaaaatgaatctGAGCTaaattttgattcttgcttgAAAGAATGGGAAGAAGAGCGTACTGACCTTGttgataagattaaagttttgcagggtGAGGTCAAGTCTCAAGATTGGGACAAGGAACATGATGATCTTATTAACAAGATCAAAATCTTGCAGGTTGAAGTTAAGGCTCAGTCTACTCTAAATATTTCACTAacatttgaaaatgaaaaattgcaggatgagctatctaaagtcaaggaaagcttcaacaaaTTCTCTATAGGGTCGGAAAAGGTCTCTAGGATGATTGGCTTTGGTAAAGCTCATTCTAACAAAGAAGGATTAGGGTATGAAGGTGAGTCCTGCAAGCCCTTGACCTTTGTAAAAAGTCTGGATTGTGAAAATTCTTTGGGTCAGTCACAAACTTTAAATGACAATGATTCTGATACTAAGTTGCCCAgaagatcaaaaccaaatttAGACTTCCAAACCCATCAGAGAGTTGCTCAGGTAAGTTCTAACAAGCACACATGCGTGCATCAGCCCAGGTATGTTCACAACTCCAAAAGGTTCATTCCCACTTGTCATCACTGTGGTAAAATAGGGCACATTCGTCCTAGATGTAATTTGCTCCGCAGGGAATCTCAAAAATGCAGGAAACAGAAGGAACTCAGCTCTACAGCTTCTTTACAAGCTGAGTTGAAAGAACATCTGAAGTTGATAAACAGGATTGCAGTGCGTATTGCAATCCCCAAAGAGCAGAatttgaagcagaagcaaatttggattaaaaaaggttctAATAATTGTCTTTCTGCTCATATGGATAAACTTGATAACATGTTTGAACTTGCTTCTGTTCCTATTAAACACAAATTGGCTGATTCGGTTACTAAGTCCTTAGACACAGCTCGATTTGAATCTCTTAGAAGCGACATTGGTGGgtgctctaagtattga